Within Leptospira dzoumogneensis, the genomic segment CGGATCGAACCAGCAAGTGGGCGGTAAATCAAAAGCTTTCATTACTATTAAGGATGGTCTATGCTGGAAAACAGTCGAAGAAAGATTCCTAGATGTCAAAAAATTACTTAGTGAGTTTAGTAAAAACGATCACTTTAAAGAATCGATTAGGATAATCCAAAACAGATATCAAGAATACGGAACAACAATGGATTTAATTGAGTATCTAATTTCTAAATATGATTTAGCGATTGATATGAGTAGCTTCAATGGAGTAATTGATCGATACCAAGCTTATCAGCACGAGTATGTAAAAAGAATTGGTATCAAAAAGGAAGCTTCTAAGAAGAATTAATTACTTTATGGGAAAACCAACTGATATTACCCGTATAAACTTAAAACCCTGTTTGAATTGTCCCGCTAGCTGGTATGGTCTTTCTACAAAAAAGCGAAAAGATCCTATAACTAAGCAATGGTTATATTGGGTTGAATGTGTCTGTGGAAAGAAGTCTCAAGAATTTCCTATTTTAGATGTAGCTAAATTGGATTGGAATTCAAATTTTATTTCTTAATAGATGTATGAATCTGAATTGTTAGGTTTTAAATTTAATTAAATTGCTTTCTTGCGCTTAGATATTTTAGGATACTCATTGTAAATTCTGCCATTAAGAAGACGACCAGATTGTTTTTTATTGGTCCCTCCCCATTGTTTAAAGAAAAACGGAATGTTCTTTCCCCTACATTCTCTTAAAATTTCGATGATCCATTCTTTCTGAATAGGTCGAGGATTTCTTCCTGATTCCCCCCCCACTATAGCCCAATCAATCCCTTCTAAATTAATATCAAAAACACTTTCTAATAAAGGTTCAATAGAAAGAAACTTTACTATTGCATTTGTTTTTCGTAATTGATCAATTCGTGGATAGGCTTTTCTGTTTTCTACGGTCACTCCCATCCAAATATTCGGTGTCCAAATTAATTCTGAGTTTAATTCAACCAGGCGTTCAGGACGCTTAGTAAGAATTTGAAAGATATGTTGGGGACATTCTCGCATCACTTGAAATATTTCTAAAATAAATTCCGTAGGAACTTTTTTATGAAATAGATCACTCATAGAATTTACAAAGAAAGTAGTTGGTGTTTTTTTTCGTTTAGGAATAGATAACCGATTAGGATGAATTTTTACTTCTGAAAATTTTCCCCATTCTTTTTCAAATCTGCGTGTAAGAACTTCAGCATAGCAATTTGCACATCCGGCACTTACTTTGGTACACCCAGTTACAGGATTCCAAGTAGCTTCTGTCCATTCAATGTTAGATTTTACTGCCATATTCGTCCCCTCCATATTTTCGGAAGAAATATCTCATAGCATCACATGCTTTTCTATGATTGGCTGCAAAAATTAGATAATAGACAACTGCTCCTTTTGAATTTTTCATTGGCAGAGGCTTTAAAGTGCATTGGAAACCTGCTTCTTCCTTGAGGCGTCTTAGATATTCATTAAGAATTCTATCAACAGTTCCCTTAATTTTAGTTGGAGAATCCTCTCCGAAAAGTTCATACTGAGTTTCTGGATATGCAATTTTCTTCCATGAATCATTGCCCCAAAATGAATTCATTTTCTCTTCATTAAATTCTGTTACTGTTTCTCGATTTGCTCGAAGAGCATTTCTATTCATATCCATAATTGGGAAATTGATAAGAATGTCTGTTGCTCGTGTTTTTCCACACGCTAAAACGGTATCCCAGTCTAATGTCATTCCATATGGATCTAAAACGCAGAAGGCTTTCTTAAAACTTTCAAAAGTAATTTTTGGTAGTATTTGTTTCTTTAGGACAAGATTACAGTCTCCCGTATAAAATCTTACATTATCATAGTCAGAGGGATTTATGAGAGCTTCTAAATGATCGACTTTATCAGCATCTTTGTCGATGAAGTGATATTCCATAAATTGTGGGTTTACCTTTAAGGCACGAAGAGGACTGCCTTCTATTTCTACACCGGATTCCTTAGATTTATGAACGCCATATCCGGCGAACGCATCAATATAGATTGTAGTAAATTTTTTACTTAAGATTTGCTGAAATAGAGACGCGTAACCCTGGATAATATCTAGTTTGATTTCTGACCATTTCCCGATATCATCCGTTAATTCTTTCTTACTTTCCACCGCCACTTCTCCTTTATAGAAAATCGGGAAAAAGTGACAGAATGAGGCAAATATTTGGCGAAAAAATGGATTTATGTTTTGATTTTCATTAATAATCGAATAAAATATGAAACGAAAGAGACATAATAAAATTGACGCATGAATATTTTGAGCCAGAAAAATATTGCTGAATAACCTATTATTAATATACTATACATTTGCAGAGTCAATATGAGAAGACGAAAAAGTGGCATTCACCCTTTTAAAAGATCCGACATAGAATATGATAGACCAAATCCAATTCATGCAAGTAAGCAGGCGATTAGTCAATATGCCGAAAGAATCGCTTCGAAATTAAAATTTAAACCAGAAACAGATCTTGAAGATTTAATTAATTCATTAGGTGGTGAGCTTCATTATTTAGACCCAGAAAAATTAGAAGCTACCGAGGACGGCTCAATTCTTGTCCATGGTGAAGGGGACTTTGAAATTTTCTTATCTAATTATACTGGGATTCTTCGGGATAGATTTACAATAGCTCACGAGTTAGGACATTATTTTTTACATTCACGCCAAGGTGAAATCGCCATTCAGGTTGAAAGGAACGGGAGTGATAGACTCGAATGGGAGGCTAATTGGTTTGCTGCGGCATTCTTAATGCCTGCGGACCAAGTAAAATCTAAATTTAAAAAATATCAAAGCTTAAGTGTTACTGCTACTTATTTTCAAGTATCAATTGCTGCAATGCAAGTAAGATTAGAAACTTTAGGCTTACTATAAGATAATATAAATTGCAATCGTTCGAATCAAAACTTTCTTTATTCATAAGCATTGATCTCGTTGGCTCAACTTCATTCAAGTACGCTTATAGTAAAAGGAGCTTAGGAAAGGAACAACCTTGGCTTGAATTTTTTGATAATTTCTATAAAGTTGTTCCTTTTCTTCTAAGAAAAAATATCGGCGAAAAAGCGACTTGCTACCCTACCATTTGGAAGACGGCAGGTGATGAAATTTTATTCCACTGTGATATCACAGATAAAAATCAACCTAAAGAGATTATATTAGCTCTTTATAAGACGATTAATGAATATCACGATCAACTTGCTGAGAGAAACCTTCCTTTAAAAATAAAAGCGACTTCTTGGATAGCTGGATTTCCAGTTATTAATGCTGAAATTACTATCGATGAGGAAGGTGATGTAAAGCGAGACTATATTGGACCAAGTATAGATGTTGGGTTTCGCCTTTCAAAATTTTCTGATCCGAGAAATTTAATTATCTCAATTGAGTTAGCGTATATTTTATCTGATACTTTGACATCAAAAGAAGAAAAAAAGCTCGGTGGAATATTTTTAGAAAATGAAGAAATTCTGAAAGGGGCATTTAAAGGTCTCGCGTATCCAATACTTACAATAAAAATCCAAGATACATTCGAGAAAAGCAGACTTAAGGTATTGAAGAAGGAGAAATTATCATTAGGCGACATCGAGGATTTCTGTTTAGAATATATCGCTCAAGTAAATGATCCCTACACAATAGTTATCCCATACATAAAACGGCAGAATTTTGCAGATTACAATGATATACCAGATGATCATGACAAGATTATTAAATCAATTCAAGAAAAAGAAAAAGGCGATTACGAGAAAAAGAAGATTCCAAAAACTATTTCTGATTCTGGAAAAGAGTCAGTAGAATTTTCAGAGAAAATTCATTTAAAAATTAAAAGAGGAGGAATTAGAAAAAAGAAGAAAACAAAGAGTTAGCTTTAATTATTTTCCGAAGGAATTTAGCTAATATTCGTATGCTCCAAAATGTATAAAAACATCTAAACCCTTAGCCCCAGGAAATGTTCGTAGTCCGCATTTGGATTTGATTCAAGCGTGAGTTCATAATAATAAAGAAATAATCGTCAATGATTCGGAAAACTGGATAGTATTCTCAGTAATTCTGTATCTATCAAGTTCGGGGTTATTGTGGTATAGCGTTATCTTAGAAAATTAAATAAGTAATCATCTACTAATAAAGTAGATGAAAAATAGTAAAAATAAAATCTTCGTTGTTTCTTTTGATTTGGATACCAAGCTCATGGAAGTATCCGGTCATGATAGATCTACCATTCCGGCAATTTATCAAAAGGATCTTAAAGCATTCCTAATTGAATTAGGATTTTTTAAACATATACAGGGTTCTTTATATAGAACCGAATATTACTCGAATCAAGAGAATCTAAAAGCGGCAATAATAGAAGCAGTAAAAGAAGAATGTCCTGAGTTTGTTTTATATCTAAAAAGTATGGAACTATATGAATTTACGAAAATAAGCGATATAACCCCGGAGATGAAAAATGCTCTCACTAATGTCTCAAGGAAAAAATCCAATAAGAAAAAAGGAATCGAAAGTAAGGTAATCGCAGAAAAGTCTAAAGAAAACAAAAAGATTAAGGGACTATAAAATGTTTCGAAGTGAAGAATGGTTATTTCATTGGTTTAAGTTAATCTTCTTCGGGAAAAGTAGTAAAGGCGGAAGCTAAGTTGTCATTAGTAAAAGTTATTTTAAGTCATTTATATTCGGAACTTCATCCTCTTCTACTGGATTAGAAAACTTACAATAAAGGTCAGTCACACAGTTAATCTCGAAAGCCGGATGATCTATAATTCCCCTGCTCCTTAAATTGTCTCGCTCTAATTGAATTCCATCAACGTGGATCCAATTCTCACATTCCGTTCGGAAATCAAATAAGATTACTTCACAATAGATCAAGTATTCATAATGCTTCTTGCGCTCAACCTCACTACCCATTTTCTGAATGAATATTTTAATATTCTCCTCCGTAACTAATCTCATTTTAAAGTAAGCTAATTCCTTATTTTGATGGAACCTTATGTCTTCATATAAGGTATTTAGCAAAAGCTGTATCTTTCTAAAATGATCGATTCCCACGGAATCTAGTTGTTTCCAAAGCTTATCGTCTTCTATTTTACTCAAAATTTTAGTCCCAGTTCAAATATTCAGTGGCTGAAGAAAGAAAGGGCTTAAGGTAAAATTTAGATGATATTACTGGAGATGAATGATTTAATATCTTTTGAACAGCTATACTGCCAGCTTTCTCCATTACCTTCTGCCCAATGGTATGTCTCAGTGAGTGTGCATGAATGCGACGACCGCTAAGAGTGAAAACACCCCAGGACTCTATGGTAAACTGCAAACCTCTCTTAGATAATGGTTTCCTAATATGTTGGTTTTTTCTTGGTCTAGAATGAAAGAACCAGTCGGATTTGATTCCAAACCTTAAGTGATACTCTCTCACATGAGTAAGAATTTCTTCGGTAAGAAGAGAATACGCTACCTTACCGCCCTTTTTTCTATACTTAATAAGTATTTCATCCTCTGGTGATCTTAAAATATTTGAAAACTTTAAAGAAACTACTTCTTTCGCTCTCATTCCTGTTTGGGACATTACAGAGAAAATTGCTCTATTACGATATTCTGTTTCTGTGATGGGTTTGGAGAACCTTTTCTTAAGTTCTCTCATAGTTTGATCACTTAAACCTTTTCCAAATGCTGACCCTTCCTGATCAGTAATTCTCGGAGGCTTTCCGGATCTCTTTCGAGCAGAATCTAACTGGATAATTTTTGCAGTCATTGCCATGATAATACCCAAACAAATTTGTACATATCATATAATAAGTATTATTCAAAATCTGTAAAGAAAAAATTCCCTTGTCAACGAGCGTCTAACGGGTAGTTTTGACCGCGATTCTGACTGCACTTTTGTGTTGGTTCTGTGCAGTTGATGGATTAGTACTATGGTTTTCCCTATATCCGAGGAAAATAAAATTTGAAGATAACAAAGTTTAAAGCAAGCAAAGTATATGATTATTTAGAGTTCGATATTAACTTCGATGCAAATTTAACATTTCTCACAGGAGTAAATGGTAGCGGAAAGTCTACTATTATTAAATTAATACAGGCTCTTTTAACTCCTTCTTTATCTGATCTTTTATCCATTCCATTCTCAGATGTATCTTTGAGTTATACTGATGGTGGTCAGGAAGTATTAGTAAAAGCTCTTAAAGAGAACGAAAATTTAGAGTTAATTGTATCTAACAATGAAAGGAAAATGAAGATCCAAATGAAGAGCACGGATGAATATAAATTCATTTCGGCAAGGTCTATGGGGGAGGAAGAAATTTTTGAGTATTTCAATAGAAAATATGCGGATCATGATGTTTTCAAATTTCTGACAAATGTTAATCCTCCAATGATATTAGGATTAGATAGAACACATAAAGATATTCTAAATGAACCTGAAGAATATTACGTTGAAAGAAACTATCTTAAGAAGACTCCCGTAAATTATAGATTTCGAAAAATTTTCAAAGGTTCGTTGGCGGCAGGATTATTTGAAACGCAAGATTTGATTCAGGATGCTTATCGACGGCTTCGAAGGGAAGAGGACAAATATTGGGAAGAATTACGGGAAAGTATTCTTGTTTCTTCATTTAATTATGCAAAATTCAATGTAGATGAAGACTTTAAGGGACAAGTCCCTTTGTGGACTGAAAAGAATGATTTAAAAAGGAGAAAAGGTGAAATTCAAGCTGCGTTAACTAATATTGGTGTATCTAGTGAAAGAACAGAAACGGTTTTAGAGGAATTTTTTTCGCAATTAAATAATTTATTTGATAACTTACGAGTGGGTAAAGATCAACCAGGTTTCAATATCGAGTGGATTATTAATAAAGCACAGATTGAAAGACTTTCAGGACTTATTAAAGTAATAGATGATCATAAAGCAAAAATTGATGTATTATATAAACCGATTACAAGATTTCTAGAAACTATTAATTCATTTTACTTAGATACGAAAAAAAAATTAGAAATAGATACTGTAGGACATTTGATAATTATTCGTGCAGATGGTTCTTTTGCAGAAATAGAAGCACTTTCTTCTGGAGAAAGACAGTTACTTATAATATTTGCTCACCTTTCTCTTAACGAATATGCAAAGAAGAGCAACGTTTTTATAATAGATGAACCTGAACTTTCATTACATTTAAGATGGCAAGAGCGATTTGTAGACACAGCAATTAATGTGAATTCATCTAATCAACTAATACTTGCAACACATTCCCCAGAGATCATTGCCGGTTTTGAGCAAAAAGCAATAGATGTAGGCAAAAATGCTTGAAAGAAGTATTAAGGGAAAGAAGGCTAAAGCTGTTTTCTATACTTCTTTCAATGATATTGATGTTTTTATCGAGGATACAGGACCAGGAAGTAAGAAACTCTATGAGATATTACTGTCTAAAATATTTAAAACTGCGTTCCGTGTTAATACAGTATTTCCACTTGGAGGTAAAAAATCTGTTATTGATGAATGCAAAGCTGACGTTGATTTCAGTAGGAAAAAAATATTCATTGTTGATGGAGATTTAGAACTTTTGTTGGGAAATAATCCAACAGGAGTTTTTCGGCTTTTTATTCTTAAGAAGTATTGCATTGAAAACTATTTTATAGATGAAAATGCAATTCTTGAAGTTCTCGATGAAGAAGACATAGAGCAATCAAAAGAACAATTAAAGAAACTATTTGATTATGAAAATTGGAAAATAAATAATGAAACAATATTATTTGATCTTTTTGTTCATTTTGCAATTTCGCATAAATATTCAATAGGAATAGCTACCGTTAGTAATCCTATTAGTCACTTAGTATCATCAAGCGATGGTATAATTGACTTAGCAAAATTCGAAAAAAGAAAAATCGAATTAATTTCAGAAATGTTACGGGTTATTGCTACTACCGACATTGAAAGTTCATGTAAGGAAATTTTTGAACGAGTAGTTAAGTCTAATGTTAATCCAATTGATTGTATATCTGGAAAAGATTATCTCTTAAGGCTGATTTTGATGAGAATGAGGCAGATAGTTAAGTTTCGAGCAGATAATTCAGTAATAAAGCAACGTTTGGCAATGAAAGTTGTTCATCAGGATTTTTATGAAATCCTTGATTATCTAAATTCATATTAATTTTTCGAATTCATTATGGATATATTTAGAGAAATATACGAAGAAGCAAAGAAAAGAGTTGGCTCCCCTATAGTAGGAACAATTTCTTTAACTATTTTATTTTGGAATTTTGATCCAATCTATCGCCTAGCTTATCTTTCTGCTCAAGGTTTAATTGTGACTCACGTTGATCTTGAAATATTTAACAATGAATTCTCTCTATGGCGACCGATTATCTTAGGCTTATTATTAGTTCCGTTCAGAAGAGGTTTAGAATTACTTGGGTCTTTTTCATTTGTATTTCTTGAATCTATTTATAATCGCTGGCTTCAAAGAGCAGAAGCTCCAAATTTTAGTAAAAATATACAGAATTTAAAAAAGATCGAGACTAAATTGAAATCTGATTTGCAGCGGATGAAAGAATTTGGAAATGGAATATTTAAGATACTTACGAAGGAAAATTTAAATAGGTTTGCTCAAATTTTAATTAAAGTAGAAGACTTTACAATTGCAAATGTCAATGAAACTGCAGGTGTCGGTGATATTTTAGCTTATAATATAAAGACTGCCGAGTTTCAGAAGATGGAGAGAATACATGAGCAATTCAATGGGATTCTTGCTTATCGACTTACGAATAAAACTGGGATAATTGTTTTCTCTGGTATTTTACCTTCCGACATCCTGCCTATTAATCACAATGGAAAAATTGAAAGTGGGTTTTACATTTATGATTTTCAAAAATATAGATTTATCCATACTACTCAATCAGGTCTGAATGTTATTGGAGAAGTAATTGAAGGAAGTTCAGAGTTTAAAATTATTAATAACTTTAAAATTGATAACAGTAAAAATCCATTCAGTGAAGCAGGCTTTTAACTTCCCATAACATCCAATCTGTCTCTTTAACGATTCCTTTCCTATGGGCATCCTATTTATATACAAAATCTCCCTAAGTTGTGTTACTTCAACTGAAATAATTCTTCACAAAATCTTCTATTTACTCTTTCAAAATCCTTTTGTTCGAAGGTGCTCGGTATATTGGAACATTATATCGCTAATTAATTCAATTGGAAGCGACTTAATTTTGTTCAAGTTTGCGTCAGTATAAAGAATCGAATACTTTGAATCGGAATGGGTAATCGATATTTGATCAGATATCTTATTCCCTTCTTTAAGGGTGAAAGATACTTCTATTTTGCATTCAAGTCTTAACGCAGGCGCTCCTAAGATATATAGAATTGATCCGAAGAAACTTAAGCCATATGTAAAATATTTTTCTTTACACGTTAGCCCATTTAAACTCGCTTCAAGACTTAGATTTTTTCTTTTCCCATTCTTTATTAATAAGAATTTTTTCGATAACTCGGTTTCAATTCCTGCATTAAATATATTTAAAATAGGAGTCCCGAGATTATATCTTTTGGAATCCTCAATTTTATTAATGTCGTTAGTTCCATAGATTACAAGTGGGATAAGTGCAATCCAGCTTTTTCTTTCATTCGGAATATTAGGTCGGCTGTCGATCACCTGTGTGATAGTTAAACTATTAGTCTTTTCGCTTTGTAATATTTTGGGATTTTCTTTATAAAAGAATCCTCCACTATAACAGTTTAATAGAAATATTGAAAAAAGGGAAAAAACGAAATATATTTTCATTTATTTAAGCATGTTAGTTCATTTGATCCAAGATGCACTTATTTTTGTTTAGAATGAAATTCGAGTGAAGCTAATTGATCCAATAGAGATGTCATGGATGAATTAACTGCTTTTTCCAATAACTCCTTCGCCTGGTCCGAAACCTGCTGCCACCCAGTTTCTGTGTATGCCCAGTAACTTAATTTTTCCGTATTATGAATATTTATTGGAGGGTATGAATTTTTTCCTTTTTTAATTTCTACAGTAAGGTCTACGTTTGCCACAATGACTGGAAAATCTAATAAAGCTAATGTTAAGTATCTATATATTGTGACAGATCTTTCAACTTTCAATGAGTTAATTTTTACCTTAATATAAAAATCTCCATTCTTGTTAAATGTCAGAACATTACTTTTTTGAATGTAATTTGTAATGAGATTTTCTAGATATACTTTAACTTCTGGATTAGTATCGCCGCTCCAAATTTGCGGAGATATTGAATTCTTTGCAGTAATACCTTTTTCAAACTCTAGGGGACTTCGTAGGTCATCAATTTCTATGTTATTTATAGTCCCTATTGATCTATAAGTTTTCACTTCTGCTAAAGCAGGGTTTAGTTTCATTTGCGGAACAGCACAATTTATAACTCCGGTGAAAGCTAAGATTGTTAAAGTAAATTTCTTGAAATTCATAATTTTTGATTAATCGCTCTGTGAGCATTCCTTTGCAACTTGATCTTGTGTAAAGACGGTTCTTCCTGGCTGCACATTACCAAAAGAATCATATGTAGGTTGTGAAGCGTAGTAATTTATAGCTATCGTTAATGAACATTGATAATTACTTTCTGCAAGATTCGACTTATTGTTTTCAATTCGAGAGCCTCCGTCTGACGCCATCGCACCTGCAATTGGGTATGACCAACCTGGACCGAAATATGCAATAAACAAAGCTCCGATAATTTCTATAGAACCCACTAATACTTGAAAATTTCTTTCTCTTTTTGCTGCAATCGATTGGTTTTTTGATGCGCCTAATTTGTAGCCCATATATGCACCTTCGATAGTGCCAGTTAGTAAATATCCGTAAACTGCGCCTTGCTTTTGATAATCTAACCCGTGTTTGGAACTTGGATGATAAAAGGCTCTTCTAAAATCTTTTCCTACTTTTCTATTTTCAAAAGGTCGCCAACGATCATGCGAAATAAATGTCCTTTCTTGTATTGATCTTCCAACTCCTCCTGTATCAATCCGATTAGGGTCAAGCAAACCCATTGACTTAATAAAAAGAGATTTCTTTAACCAATTTCCCGCCTTACTCAAGGAATTACTTAACCAGCTATGTCCATTTGGATCAACACTATTTACCGGATTTCCGCCTACGTACATATAGCGATTGAGACCGTTAATTCCTTGATCAAAGCGGTCATCTGCCTGAGCAAATCTCCCTAAAAATGCATCATAATAACGTGATTTATAATAATACATTCCAGTTTCTGAATCTGACATTTGTCCTGTGAATTTATAACGGAAAATATCTGGACCGGTAGAATTAGCATAATTGATTTCGCCATAAGGTTTATATGAAATAAAACTAACACCGGATTGTCCTGGACCAGTTACTTGGTTCCCATATCCGTCAGTGAGCATAGTCGTGGAACCTAAATGATCTGTTTGATAAAAATAAGCTCCTACAGCTGGAGTTCCTGCTTTGCTAGAGGAGTTTGATTTGCCAGGTTGATTTGGAGATACTGGAGTTATATCTGAGTTGAAAGATGTGCCTGCTAATAAAAACCAAGGAGCATTCTTATGCTTTGTCCCCAAGATTCCATTGCAATCTTCTAGAATAAGTACTCCGAATACCGACAGCAGTAAAATAGGTGATCCTAACCCTACGTATTTCATTCTCTTAAGGACTTCGTTTCCTTTAAGGAAGAACGGATAACCTGCGTAAAGCAAGGTTAAGAAAAACAGGATATACCCGATTCGGGTATAAATAGTCGGAATTCCTTGATGAAAATATTTAGAATACGTAAATAATTGTATAGTCGGTGAAGTGAATCGGTTTTTCCAGTATTTTTCACAGTCTATCAAAACCCCGGAACATATTCCTGCATCATCCAGCCAACTTCTTATTTCAGATGCGAGAGAAGTGTTAGCTACCGTATTCTTAGTAACCAGAACAGCATCTTCTCTTGTTATCTGAGTTAAAATTTCTCCCTGGAATCCTTTTATGTATACTGTATGTTTAGAAGGAACTCCTGGAGCGTTTATGATCTCATATAGATCGTCAAAATAGTAAGTAAATGCATTCGTTTTCTTATTTAATGTTCGTATCCGGTTTCCAGCGTAATTGTAAGAGTATTCAATTTCTCCTCCATCCGCAAAGTCTACTTCCTTCATTTTTCCGAATGTATCGTATAAAAGAACATCCCCATTTCGAAATATCATGTTTCCAGAGGCATCATAGGAATAAGTGAGTGTTCCAGAAGTTTGGCTGTATGCTTTCGTAACTGCATTCACATGACTGGAGTCACCATAAGTAAAAGTATAATCTCCTTTTTGAATTAGATTTCCATTATCAGCATATACGTAGTTTTCAGTCCCATAATTTCCCAC encodes:
- a CDS encoding ImmA/IrrE family metallo-endopeptidase; amino-acid sequence: MRRRKSGIHPFKRSDIEYDRPNPIHASKQAISQYAERIASKLKFKPETDLEDLINSLGGELHYLDPEKLEATEDGSILVHGEGDFEIFLSNYTGILRDRFTIAHELGHYFLHSRQGEIAIQVERNGSDRLEWEANWFAAAFLMPADQVKSKFKKYQSLSVTATYFQVSIAAMQVRLETLGLL
- a CDS encoding DUF5131 family protein — protein: MAVKSNIEWTEATWNPVTGCTKVSAGCANCYAEVLTRRFEKEWGKFSEVKIHPNRLSIPKRKKTPTTFFVNSMSDLFHKKVPTEFILEIFQVMRECPQHIFQILTKRPERLVELNSELIWTPNIWMGVTVENRKAYPRIDQLRKTNAIVKFLSIEPLLESVFDINLEGIDWAIVGGESGRNPRPIQKEWIIEILRECRGKNIPFFFKQWGGTNKKQSGRLLNGRIYNEYPKISKRKKAI
- a CDS encoding three-Cys-motif partner protein TcmP; translated protein: MESKKELTDDIGKWSEIKLDIIQGYASLFQQILSKKFTTIYIDAFAGYGVHKSKESGVEIEGSPLRALKVNPQFMEYHFIDKDADKVDHLEALINPSDYDNVRFYTGDCNLVLKKQILPKITFESFKKAFCVLDPYGMTLDWDTVLACGKTRATDILINFPIMDMNRNALRANRETVTEFNEEKMNSFWGNDSWKKIAYPETQYELFGEDSPTKIKGTVDRILNEYLRRLKEEAGFQCTLKPLPMKNSKGAVVYYLIFAANHRKACDAMRYFFRKYGGDEYGSKI
- a CDS encoding site-specific integrase, with amino-acid sequence MAMTAKIIQLDSARKRSGKPPRITDQEGSAFGKGLSDQTMRELKKRFSKPITETEYRNRAIFSVMSQTGMRAKEVVSLKFSNILRSPEDEILIKYRKKGGKVAYSLLTEEILTHVREYHLRFGIKSDWFFHSRPRKNQHIRKPLSKRGLQFTIESWGVFTLSGRRIHAHSLRHTIGQKVMEKAGSIAVQKILNHSSPVISSKFYLKPFLSSATEYLNWD
- a CDS encoding DUF4435 domain-containing protein, with protein sequence MLERSIKGKKAKAVFYTSFNDIDVFIEDTGPGSKKLYEILLSKIFKTAFRVNTVFPLGGKKSVIDECKADVDFSRKKIFIVDGDLELLLGNNPTGVFRLFILKKYCIENYFIDENAILEVLDEEDIEQSKEQLKKLFDYENWKINNETILFDLFVHFAISHKYSIGIATVSNPISHLVSSSDGIIDLAKFEKRKIELISEMLRVIATTDIESSCKEIFERVVKSNVNPIDCISGKDYLLRLILMRMRQIVKFRADNSVIKQRLAMKVVHQDFYEILDYLNSY
- a CDS encoding AAA family ATPase: MKITKFKASKVYDYLEFDINFDANLTFLTGVNGSGKSTIIKLIQALLTPSLSDLLSIPFSDVSLSYTDGGQEVLVKALKENENLELIVSNNERKMKIQMKSTDEYKFISARSMGEEEIFEYFNRKYADHDVFKFLTNVNPPMILGLDRTHKDILNEPEEYYVERNYLKKTPVNYRFRKIFKGSLAAGLFETQDLIQDAYRRLRREEDKYWEELRESILVSSFNYAKFNVDEDFKGQVPLWTEKNDLKRRKGEIQAALTNIGVSSERTETVLEEFFSQLNNLFDNLRVGKDQPGFNIEWIINKAQIERLSGLIKVIDDHKAKIDVLYKPITRFLETINSFYLDTKKKLEIDTVGHLIIIRADGSFAEIEALSSGERQLLIIFAHLSLNEYAKKSNVFIIDEPELSLHLRWQERFVDTAINVNSSNQLILATHSPEIIAGFEQKAIDVGKNA
- a CDS encoding LIC_13246 family protein, whose amino-acid sequence is MSKIEDDKLWKQLDSVGIDHFRKIQLLLNTLYEDIRFHQNKELAYFKMRLVTEENIKIFIQKMGSEVERKKHYEYLIYCEVILFDFRTECENWIHVDGIQLERDNLRSRGIIDHPAFEINCVTDLYCKFSNPVEEDEVPNINDLK